The proteins below are encoded in one region of Nocardioides marmorisolisilvae:
- a CDS encoding NAD(P)H-binding protein, giving the protein MTDDVWILGATGRTGEGIARQLTERGIEPVLVGRSRTKLEALSRTPGSRIVVAETPTQMAAAIRRERPAVVVNTVGPFRQTADELAGAALSVGHYLDLANDLPTILAHRQRDAAARRAERTIVTGAGFGVTATESVLTWITAERSAPRKVRVDMIPSFALTAGRVGEALAGSLLDGIPDTPGGGRFQGRIISGAELAGAPLAGSPMSLVTPDGDMMTTAVMPLGELLAAQRASGAPYVESASSEAPSGVTRVAVRGVLPLMHLAPLRRFAVRLLAGVKTPERPAPRRHSWAHAFAEWPDGMSAATRNCPETATKLPGGGHENCPLTVMGSARHDVVCLTGSHG; this is encoded by the coding sequence ATGACCGACGATGTCTGGATACTGGGTGCCACCGGCAGAACCGGCGAGGGAATCGCCCGGCAGCTGACCGAACGCGGGATCGAGCCCGTGCTTGTCGGACGCAGCCGCACAAAGCTGGAGGCACTGTCGCGGACGCCGGGCTCACGAATCGTCGTCGCCGAGACACCCACCCAGATGGCAGCAGCGATCCGCCGCGAGCGTCCAGCCGTCGTCGTCAACACCGTCGGCCCGTTCCGACAGACCGCCGATGAGCTCGCCGGTGCTGCCCTGTCGGTAGGGCACTACCTCGACCTGGCGAATGACCTGCCCACGATCTTGGCGCACCGTCAGCGCGATGCCGCGGCTCGACGAGCCGAAAGGACCATCGTCACGGGTGCGGGATTTGGCGTCACGGCGACCGAGAGCGTCCTCACGTGGATCACAGCCGAACGTTCCGCGCCGCGGAAGGTGCGAGTCGACATGATCCCGTCCTTCGCACTCACAGCCGGTCGCGTCGGGGAAGCCCTCGCCGGATCGCTGCTCGACGGCATCCCCGACACGCCAGGAGGCGGCCGGTTCCAGGGCCGCATCATCTCCGGGGCAGAGCTCGCGGGTGCGCCCCTGGCTGGCAGCCCGATGTCGCTGGTCACACCCGACGGCGACATGATGACAACTGCTGTGATGCCGCTGGGCGAGCTGCTGGCTGCCCAGAGGGCTTCCGGTGCCCCGTACGTCGAATCAGCCTCGAGCGAAGCGCCGTCCGGCGTCACCCGGGTTGCCGTGCGAGGCGTGCTGCCATTGATGCACCTGGCACCTCTGCGCCGCTTCGCGGTCCGACTGCTTGCGGGCGTCAAGACTCCCGAGCGCCCAGCCCCGCGACGCCACTCGTGGGCACATGCGTTCGCCGAGTGGCCGGACGGCATGTCGGCGGCCACGAGAAACTGCCCGGAGACGGCCACGAAGCTGCCCGGTGGCGGACATGAGAACTGCCCACTGACGGTCATGGGATCTGCCCGACACGACGTCGTCTGCCTCACCGGTTCCCACGGTTGA
- a CDS encoding TetR family transcriptional regulator — protein sequence MARWDPDASGRLERAAIELFAQHGFAETTVPQIAARAGVTTRTFFRYFADKREVLFAGEDGLVTLFAELIGAAPPELSAMATLEHALKAAAEKAFEPRREWMRRWREIVSGEPALQERGLRKQQLVVAATAEALGRRGVDGPTAELATGMAFVAFQAAVAQWATATTARPLTSCIGDSFSRMREVAAGGESHG from the coding sequence ATGGCGAGGTGGGATCCGGATGCGAGCGGGCGCCTGGAGCGTGCCGCGATCGAGCTGTTCGCGCAGCACGGCTTCGCTGAGACGACCGTCCCGCAGATCGCCGCGCGTGCCGGGGTCACGACTCGTACCTTCTTCCGGTATTTCGCCGACAAGCGCGAGGTGCTGTTCGCGGGTGAGGATGGGCTGGTGACGCTGTTCGCCGAGCTCATCGGTGCTGCGCCGCCCGAGCTCTCCGCGATGGCCACGCTCGAGCACGCACTCAAGGCGGCTGCTGAGAAGGCCTTCGAGCCCCGTCGGGAGTGGATGCGTCGATGGCGGGAGATCGTGAGTGGTGAGCCTGCCCTGCAGGAGCGCGGGTTGAGGAAACAGCAGCTGGTTGTCGCTGCGACGGCGGAGGCGCTGGGACGCCGTGGCGTCGATGGGCCGACCGCGGAGCTCGCCACCGGAATGGCATTCGTGGCGTTCCAGGCCGCCGTGGCGCAGTGGGCCACTGCGACGACCGCGCGCCCGCTGACCAGCTGTATCGGCGATTCGTTCTCGCGGATGCGCGAGGTCGCGGCGGGCGGCGAGAGCCACGGATGA
- a CDS encoding DEAD/DEAH box helicase has product MGIIPVLARAVREVEAAVERGRVERSTRTRYQVIALLVREERDRVKADPGLSEAHRTAELKRLDGIATILAKTAARDTSLLALLAEDAVVSDSARSLKREMLTAAGIDPPPEEVVVQEAQPTSTERKVVPQSVISRQLANPFLVPDFSAARKPRTGPRMLATWELLGPLFRAFEYGGASSCMPLPEPESLQTPGGRELMRHQAQVVAAAAEGHRTFLLADEPGLGKTAQALLAARAADAYPLLVVAPNVVKTNWAHEAELWTPKRTATVIHGDGEDIDGFADIIIVNYEVLDRHVGWLGDLGFRGMVVDEAHFIKNKTSKRSQHVLQLSERIQHRTARPLLMALTGTPLINDIEDFRAIWQFLGWINDKAPRAELMDALEDNGLTPLDPGFYAAARTSVIDLGIVRRRKVDVAADIPARRIADVPVELDDQVGRSIREAERELARRLVARYDTAIATRSAGARVDGIDHDLVRQVATWELDDTSDSSGGENVFSMVRRIGQAKAELAADYAAQLARNVGKLVFFAKHIDVMDLAEETFAQRGIRYASIRGNQTTAVRQRNVDAFTDDPDVAIVVCSLTAAGVGINLQVASNVVLAELSWTDAEQTQAIDRVHRIGQSEPVTAWRIIAAQTIDTKIADLIDSKAGLAARALDGSDEEISSSFDVQLEALVALLTEALESR; this is encoded by the coding sequence GTGGGGATCATCCCTGTGCTCGCCCGCGCCGTGCGCGAGGTCGAGGCGGCGGTCGAGCGTGGCCGTGTCGAGCGCTCCACGCGCACCCGCTACCAGGTGATCGCGCTTCTCGTGCGTGAGGAGCGCGACCGGGTGAAGGCCGACCCCGGCCTCTCGGAGGCCCACCGGACGGCCGAGCTCAAGCGCCTCGACGGCATCGCCACGATCCTCGCCAAGACCGCCGCCCGGGACACGTCCCTGCTCGCGCTGCTCGCCGAGGACGCCGTGGTCTCCGACTCCGCGCGGTCACTCAAGCGCGAGATGCTCACCGCCGCCGGCATCGATCCGCCCCCGGAGGAGGTCGTCGTCCAGGAGGCGCAGCCGACCAGCACCGAGCGCAAGGTGGTGCCGCAGTCGGTGATCTCGCGTCAGCTCGCGAACCCCTTCCTGGTGCCGGACTTCAGCGCCGCTCGCAAGCCTCGAACAGGTCCGCGGATGCTGGCCACCTGGGAGCTGCTCGGCCCGCTCTTCCGTGCCTTCGAGTACGGCGGCGCCTCCTCCTGCATGCCCCTGCCGGAGCCCGAGTCCCTGCAGACGCCTGGCGGTCGGGAGCTGATGCGTCACCAGGCCCAGGTCGTCGCGGCCGCAGCGGAGGGCCACCGGACCTTCCTGCTCGCCGACGAGCCCGGTCTGGGAAAGACCGCCCAGGCGCTCCTCGCAGCCCGGGCAGCCGACGCCTACCCGCTGCTGGTGGTCGCACCCAACGTGGTCAAGACCAACTGGGCGCATGAGGCCGAGCTGTGGACGCCCAAGCGCACCGCGACGGTCATCCACGGTGACGGCGAGGACATCGACGGGTTCGCCGACATCATCATCGTCAACTACGAGGTGCTGGACCGGCACGTCGGCTGGCTCGGTGACCTCGGCTTCCGCGGCATGGTCGTCGACGAGGCGCACTTCATCAAGAACAAGACCTCCAAGCGCTCCCAGCACGTGCTCCAGCTGTCCGAGCGGATCCAGCATCGCACCGCCCGACCACTGCTGATGGCGCTCACCGGCACCCCGCTGATCAACGACATCGAGGACTTCCGAGCGATCTGGCAGTTCTTGGGCTGGATCAACGACAAGGCGCCGCGCGCCGAGCTGATGGACGCGCTGGAGGACAACGGGCTGACCCCGCTCGACCCCGGCTTCTACGCCGCGGCCCGGACCAGTGTGATCGACCTCGGCATCGTGCGCCGGCGCAAGGTCGACGTCGCCGCGGACATCCCCGCGCGGCGGATCGCCGACGTGCCGGTCGAGCTCGACGACCAGGTCGGCCGCTCGATCCGGGAGGCCGAGCGCGAGCTCGCGCGCCGCTTGGTGGCGCGCTACGACACCGCGATCGCGACCCGGTCCGCGGGCGCGAGGGTCGACGGCATCGACCACGACCTGGTTCGCCAGGTCGCCACCTGGGAGCTGGACGACACCAGCGACTCCTCCGGTGGTGAGAACGTCTTCAGCATGGTGCGTCGGATCGGCCAGGCGAAGGCCGAGCTGGCCGCGGACTACGCCGCGCAGCTGGCCCGCAACGTCGGCAAGCTGGTGTTCTTCGCCAAGCACATCGACGTGATGGACCTCGCCGAGGAGACCTTCGCCCAGCGCGGGATCCGCTACGCCTCGATCCGGGGCAATCAGACCACCGCCGTACGGCAGCGCAACGTCGACGCCTTCACCGACGACCCGGACGTCGCCATCGTCGTCTGCTCGCTGACCGCTGCCGGCGTGGGCATCAACCTCCAGGTCGCCTCCAACGTGGTGCTCGCCGAGCTGTCGTGGACCGATGCCGAGCAGACCCAGGCGATCGACCGCGTGCACCGGATCGGCCAGTCCGAGCCGGTGACCGCCTGGCGGATCATCGCCGCACAGACGATCGACACCAAGATCGCCGACCTGATCGACAGCAAGGCCGGCCTGGCCGCGCGTGCGCTCGACGGCTCCGACGAGGAGATCTCGTCCTCCTTCGACGTCCAGCTCGAGGCGTTGGTCGCCCTCCTCACCGAGGCACTCGAGAGCAGATGA
- a CDS encoding FMN-binding negative transcriptional regulator, whose translation MYTPPFNREDDEAELRRFVAHVRAGWVITSRPDNAPSATYLPIMWRDDRVIAHFAKANPHWREIQDEMPALVIVTGPDAYVTPTWYAAKAEHGRVVPTWNYSAVHLTGQARTHHDPEWLRHAVEDLTEEHERFRDEPWGITDAPASYIEGQLLGIVGLEISVTRVEGKAKLSQNRSLADRAGVVAGLRHSTRPGEQEVAEQMAGTLEDT comes from the coding sequence ATGTACACTCCGCCGTTCAACCGTGAGGATGACGAGGCCGAGCTCCGCCGGTTCGTGGCTCACGTGCGGGCCGGATGGGTGATCACCAGCCGCCCGGACAACGCCCCGTCTGCCACGTATCTGCCCATCATGTGGCGAGACGACAGGGTCATTGCCCACTTCGCCAAGGCGAACCCGCATTGGCGAGAGATCCAAGACGAGATGCCGGCACTCGTCATCGTCACCGGCCCTGACGCCTACGTGACGCCCACGTGGTATGCCGCCAAGGCCGAGCACGGCAGAGTCGTACCCACGTGGAACTACAGCGCGGTCCATCTCACCGGTCAGGCCCGCACGCATCACGACCCTGAGTGGCTGCGCCATGCGGTCGAGGACCTGACCGAGGAGCACGAGCGCTTCCGCGACGAGCCCTGGGGCATCACCGACGCTCCAGCCTCATATATCGAGGGCCAGCTGCTCGGGATCGTGGGTCTCGAAATCTCTGTCACGAGAGTCGAGGGGAAGGCGAAGCTGAGCCAGAACCGCTCGCTGGCCGACCGTGCGGGTGTGGTCGCGGGGCTGCGTCACAGCACGCGGCCGGGCGAACAGGAGGTCGCCGAGCAGATGGCAGGGACGCTCGAAGACACCTGA
- a CDS encoding GNAT family N-acetyltransferase: MPELQLLRADHGPAILAFERANRAYFAASISDRGDDYFSHFAEHHEARLAEQEAGTGAYYVLVADDGSVLGRFNLIIDEDGIATVGYRVAEAVAGRGVATATVRELCALAAARHGIRILRAATSHANVASQRVLLNAGFVVTGPAGPDDLGGKQGIWLQRDLAPAIADR; encoded by the coding sequence GTGCCCGAACTGCAGTTGTTGCGTGCCGACCATGGCCCGGCGATCTTGGCGTTCGAGAGGGCGAACCGGGCCTACTTCGCCGCGTCGATCTCCGACCGCGGCGACGACTACTTCTCGCACTTCGCCGAACACCACGAGGCACGGCTGGCCGAGCAGGAGGCCGGGACCGGCGCATACTACGTGCTCGTCGCCGATGACGGATCGGTGCTCGGCCGGTTCAACCTGATCATCGACGAGGACGGGATCGCCACGGTGGGCTACCGCGTCGCGGAGGCCGTCGCCGGCCGCGGCGTCGCGACCGCGACCGTGCGTGAGCTCTGCGCGCTCGCCGCGGCCCGCCACGGGATCCGCATCCTCCGGGCCGCAACCTCCCACGCCAATGTGGCCTCCCAGCGCGTGCTGCTCAACGCCGGCTTCGTCGTGACTGGTCCGGCCGGGCCCGACGACCTGGGCGGGAAGCAGGGCATCTGGCTCCAGCGGGACCTGGCTCCCGCCATCGCCGATCGGTGA
- a CDS encoding nitronate monooxygenase, producing MQLSDSPLVAAPMAGGPSTPDLVVAASAAGAFGFLAAGYRSPDQLVVDIETVRARTESFGVNLFVPDPGGFDRRPVLDYRERLSPEAQRLGVELPEPPWTDDDGWRDKVELLLSEPVPWVSFTFGLPGTGLVDRLQEAGTQVAVTVTDADEARAADAQGVELLVVQSAAAGGHRGSFDQSAAPSDLALPDLVRSVRAVTSLPLVAAGGVGTAHDVRTVLGAGALAVQVGTALLLTDEAGTGATHRSALQDPAYDETVVTRAFTGRPARALRNGFIDRHDHEAPVGYPAVHHLTRPIRSRAAATGDPDVLHLWAGTGHRHATSGPAADVLAALEP from the coding sequence ATGCAGCTCTCGGACAGCCCCCTGGTGGCGGCGCCGATGGCCGGCGGACCCAGCACGCCGGACCTCGTCGTCGCTGCGTCCGCCGCCGGCGCCTTCGGGTTCCTGGCCGCCGGCTACCGGTCCCCTGACCAGCTGGTCGTCGACATCGAGACGGTGCGCGCCCGAACGGAGTCGTTCGGGGTCAACCTCTTCGTGCCGGACCCGGGGGGCTTCGACCGACGCCCGGTGCTCGACTACCGCGAGCGACTGAGCCCTGAGGCGCAGCGGCTGGGCGTCGAGCTGCCGGAGCCGCCGTGGACAGACGACGACGGGTGGAGGGACAAGGTCGAGCTGCTGCTCTCCGAGCCGGTTCCCTGGGTCAGCTTCACCTTCGGCCTCCCGGGGACGGGCCTGGTCGATCGACTGCAGGAGGCGGGCACCCAGGTCGCGGTGACGGTCACCGATGCCGACGAGGCGCGGGCCGCCGACGCACAGGGCGTCGAGCTGCTCGTGGTGCAGTCAGCCGCGGCCGGCGGCCACCGCGGCAGCTTCGATCAGTCCGCTGCGCCCAGCGACCTAGCCCTGCCCGATCTGGTCCGGTCGGTGCGTGCCGTGACCAGCCTTCCGCTCGTCGCCGCCGGCGGTGTGGGTACGGCGCACGACGTCCGCACGGTCCTCGGGGCCGGCGCCCTGGCCGTCCAGGTCGGGACGGCTCTGCTGTTGACCGACGAGGCCGGCACCGGCGCGACGCACCGAAGTGCGCTGCAGGACCCGGCGTACGACGAGACGGTGGTGACCCGGGCGTTCACCGGCCGGCCGGCACGGGCCCTGCGCAACGGGTTCATCGACCGGCACGACCACGAGGCGCCGGTCGGCTATCCGGCAGTGCATCACCTGACCCGGCCGATCCGGTCTCGTGCGGCGGCCACCGGTGATCCCGATGTCCTGCACCTGTGGGCCGGCACCGGACACCGGCACGCCACCTCAGGTCCGGCAGCCGACGTGCTCGCCGCGCTGGAGCCCTGA
- a CDS encoding GNAT family N-acetyltransferase yields the protein MAITLEVAEPNALDEIVEAVACWQHDGAPVQIHPGDLGWQWRLGAEELARSLRVWRRDGQVLAVGMADDAVIRMALAPGVDHDAAFAARLVADLSEPARGARRVSGTVEARFGAAFRELLRANGWIADEPWTPLCRDLTAPVEGCGLRIEVVDEHRAPDRVAVHRAVFPNTTFTLERWHTMAAAPPYRRARCLVAYDAHDAAVAIVTVWSAGRGRPGLLEPLGVHRDHRGRGHGTAIGLAAAAALQELGSSTATVCTPSANVAGVAAYVSAGFERLPDVTDFRPPG from the coding sequence ATGGCGATCACGCTGGAGGTCGCGGAGCCGAACGCCCTCGACGAGATCGTCGAGGCGGTGGCGTGCTGGCAGCACGACGGCGCGCCGGTCCAGATCCATCCGGGCGACCTTGGCTGGCAGTGGCGGCTGGGCGCCGAGGAGCTGGCCCGGTCCCTGCGGGTGTGGCGTCGTGACGGGCAGGTCCTCGCCGTCGGAATGGCGGACGACGCGGTGATTCGGATGGCTCTTGCGCCCGGTGTCGACCACGACGCCGCGTTCGCCGCCCGGTTGGTGGCCGACCTGTCTGAGCCGGCGCGGGGCGCGCGTCGAGTCTCCGGGACGGTCGAGGCCCGGTTCGGTGCGGCGTTCCGGGAGCTTTTGCGGGCCAATGGCTGGATCGCCGACGAGCCGTGGACGCCGCTGTGTCGTGACCTCACCGCACCGGTGGAGGGCTGCGGCCTGAGGATCGAGGTGGTCGACGAGCACCGCGCGCCGGACCGGGTCGCGGTGCACCGGGCGGTGTTCCCGAACACCACGTTCACCCTGGAACGCTGGCACACGATGGCCGCGGCCCCGCCGTACCGCCGGGCCCGATGCCTGGTGGCGTACGACGCCCACGACGCTGCGGTCGCCATCGTGACCGTGTGGTCGGCCGGGCGCGGCCGCCCGGGCCTGCTCGAGCCGCTGGGTGTCCATCGCGACCACCGCGGCCGCGGGCACGGCACCGCCATCGGCCTCGCAGCGGCCGCAGCGCTGCAGGAGCTGGGTTCATCCACGGCGACGGTGTGCACACCGAGCGCCAACGTCGCGGGCGTGGCGGCGTACGTCTCGGCGGGTTTCGAGAGGCTCCCGGACGTCACCGACTTCCGTCCGCCAGGATGA
- a CDS encoding integrase, protein MATRHEITKKFAREYARANRAEKGAMLDALVETTGWTRDHARRAIRVAAARKGAARDVQRRPRPKKYSYDALIVLQEVWRLSGQPSGKYLAAVMDDTLERLVRFGELGKVAPRVRPEVLDELRSMSAATIDRYLKPHKDAAYPSALSGTKPSHILRSSIPTRTSMDEPITVPGFLELDTVAHCGHTLKGEFLRTLTATDPLTGWTMLRSIRNNAFLHVHGALEWITAQAPVPVAGVDFDNGSEFINWGVIAWCDDHDIPVTRARPYQHNDNAHVEQRNGDWVRKHAFRYRYETEAELALLNDLWALVMARKNHLLPCVKATGWTTTKAGRKKRIYDPPRTPYQRLLDAGVLDEKIRSRLETEHAALNPAKVTRAINKIQNQLIDLAAARTRGTRPAA, encoded by the coding sequence ATGGCGACGCGGCATGAGATCACCAAGAAGTTCGCTCGTGAGTACGCCCGTGCGAACAGGGCCGAGAAGGGCGCGATGCTCGATGCGCTGGTCGAGACGACCGGGTGGACCCGCGATCACGCCCGGCGTGCGATCCGTGTGGCAGCAGCGCGCAAGGGCGCAGCCCGTGATGTCCAGCGCAGACCACGGCCGAAGAAGTACTCCTATGACGCCCTGATCGTGCTCCAGGAGGTCTGGCGGCTATCGGGCCAGCCGTCGGGCAAGTACCTGGCCGCGGTCATGGACGACACCCTCGAACGCCTGGTCCGGTTCGGTGAGCTCGGTAAGGTCGCTCCGCGCGTCAGACCCGAAGTACTCGACGAGCTGCGCTCGATGTCCGCAGCGACGATCGACCGCTACCTCAAGCCCCACAAGGACGCCGCCTACCCGAGCGCGCTCTCGGGCACCAAGCCCTCCCACATCCTGCGCTCCTCGATCCCGACGCGCACAAGCATGGACGAGCCGATCACGGTGCCTGGGTTCTTGGAGCTGGACACCGTCGCGCACTGCGGGCACACCCTCAAGGGGGAGTTCCTGCGCACCTTGACCGCGACGGACCCGCTCACCGGGTGGACGATGCTGCGCAGCATCCGCAACAACGCGTTCCTGCACGTCCACGGCGCCCTGGAGTGGATCACCGCGCAAGCACCAGTGCCAGTGGCCGGGGTGGACTTCGACAACGGCAGCGAGTTCATCAACTGGGGCGTGATCGCCTGGTGCGACGACCACGACATCCCTGTCACCCGCGCCCGTCCCTACCAGCACAACGACAACGCCCACGTCGAGCAGCGCAACGGCGACTGGGTCCGCAAGCACGCCTTCCGCTACCGCTACGAGACCGAAGCCGAACTGGCGCTACTCAACGACCTGTGGGCCCTCGTCATGGCCCGCAAGAACCACCTGCTGCCCTGCGTCAAGGCGACCGGGTGGACAACCACGAAAGCGGGCCGCAAGAAGCGCATCTACGACCCGCCACGCACCCCTTACCAGCGGCTGCTCGACGCCGGCGTCCTCGACGAAAAGATCCGAAGCAGGCTCGAGACCGAGCACGCCGCACTGAACCCGGCCAAGGTCACCAGAGCGATCAACAAGATCCAGAACCAACTCATCGACCTCGCCGCCGCCCGCACCCGAGGCACCCGCCCCGCAGCCTGA
- a CDS encoding SRPBCC family protein, whose product MHLVFVGVPLAGSIAITPHVGSGRPLALPCWGLDERSAMTGSEAASVRVDRASRIVHADPARVFAALVDRDALERWLPPAGMTGRLEHFDARPGGSYRMVLEYDDPQAIGKTAGGTDVVDVRFIDVRQGERVVQAVDFVSDDPELAGTMTMTWSVQPAEGGARVEVCADGVPAGISAEDHEGGMASSLQNLADHVEASGS is encoded by the coding sequence GTGCATCTGGTTTTCGTCGGCGTGCCGTTGGCCGGCTCGATCGCGATCACCCCACACGTCGGCTCCGGGCGCCCACTCGCGCTGCCATGCTGGGGCCTGGACGAGAGGAGCGCCATGACCGGGTCGGAGGCCGCATCGGTCAGGGTCGATCGCGCCTCCCGGATCGTGCACGCAGACCCCGCGCGCGTCTTCGCCGCACTCGTCGACCGCGATGCACTGGAGCGGTGGTTGCCGCCCGCCGGGATGACGGGCCGGCTCGAGCACTTCGACGCTCGGCCCGGCGGCTCCTACCGGATGGTTCTGGAGTACGACGATCCGCAGGCGATCGGGAAGACGGCCGGGGGCACCGACGTGGTCGACGTCCGATTCATCGACGTCCGGCAGGGGGAGCGTGTCGTCCAGGCCGTCGACTTCGTCAGCGACGACCCCGAACTCGCCGGCACGATGACGATGACCTGGAGCGTCCAGCCGGCTGAGGGCGGCGCCCGGGTGGAGGTGTGTGCCGACGGCGTCCCGGCGGGCATCTCGGCCGAGGATCACGAGGGCGGCATGGCCTCGTCGCTGCAGAACCTTGCGGACCACGTCGAGGCGTCGGGCTCCTGA